One stretch of Sinomonas terrae DNA includes these proteins:
- a CDS encoding glycosyltransferase, translating into MMSRILAYTSPAMGHLFPLMPLLLELHARGHRVHVKTLASQVGMVRAQGLEAEPIDPRIEAVRIEDYAAKGPVQALSAFAQAVSTRGAFDAPDLLAAADTVGPDAVIVDINAWGALCAAEARGGAWATFSPYTPSLRSRSVPPFGPGLPPMPGPLGTVRDAVVRRLTIGAVEKAFMPRLTQLRARQGLGPVLDTDEFFRRTSLLLVMTSEPFEYPRTDWEDNVRLIGALPWEPPVAAPDWVSDPGEPFVLVTTSSEYQADEALARAAVEGLAGEPYRVVVTMPAGVADLGALPANVRLERFVPHGPVLARSAVAVTHGGMGATQKALSAGVPCVVVPFGRDQLEVAARVRHARAGVRLAKGRLTPHGLRDAVGRAAMMADGARRVAAGYRAAGGAGAGADELESLLRKSPRSSESESTLRSPDGP; encoded by the coding sequence ATGATGTCACGCATACTCGCCTATACCTCGCCCGCCATGGGCCACCTCTTCCCGCTCATGCCCCTCCTGCTCGAACTGCACGCCCGCGGCCACCGCGTTCACGTGAAGACCCTCGCCTCCCAAGTCGGGATGGTGCGGGCCCAGGGTCTGGAGGCCGAGCCGATCGACCCGCGCATCGAAGCGGTCCGCATCGAGGACTACGCCGCGAAGGGGCCCGTGCAGGCGCTCTCCGCGTTCGCCCAGGCGGTCTCCACGAGAGGAGCATTCGACGCCCCCGATCTCCTTGCGGCTGCCGATACGGTCGGTCCAGACGCGGTGATCGTCGACATCAACGCTTGGGGCGCGCTGTGCGCCGCGGAGGCCCGGGGCGGAGCTTGGGCAACGTTCAGCCCCTACACGCCCTCACTCCGCTCGCGCTCGGTTCCGCCCTTCGGCCCCGGCCTCCCACCCATGCCGGGACCGCTCGGCACGGTGCGCGACGCCGTCGTCCGTCGGCTCACCATCGGCGCGGTCGAGAAGGCTTTCATGCCTCGCCTCACACAGCTACGAGCCCGGCAGGGCCTGGGCCCCGTGCTGGACACGGACGAATTCTTCCGCCGCACGTCCCTGCTCTTGGTCATGACCTCGGAACCGTTCGAGTACCCGCGCACCGACTGGGAAGACAATGTGCGGCTCATCGGGGCACTGCCCTGGGAGCCGCCCGTCGCGGCGCCGGACTGGGTCAGCGATCCCGGCGAGCCGTTCGTGCTCGTCACGACCTCCTCCGAGTACCAGGCCGATGAGGCGCTGGCCCGGGCCGCGGTCGAGGGCCTCGCGGGCGAGCCGTACCGCGTCGTCGTGACGATGCCGGCTGGGGTGGCGGACCTCGGGGCGCTGCCCGCCAATGTGCGGCTGGAGCGGTTCGTCCCGCACGGGCCCGTCCTCGCACGCTCCGCGGTTGCCGTGACCCACGGCGGGATGGGTGCGACCCAGAAGGCACTCAGCGCCGGTGTCCCGTGCGTCGTCGTGCCGTTCGGACGGGATCAGCTGGAGGTGGCGGCGCGAGTCCGGCATGCGCGCGCGGGTGTGCGGCTCGCCAAGGGCAGGCTCACTCCGCACGGGTTGCGCGATGCGGTCGGCAGGGCGGCAATGATGGCCGACGGCGCCCGGCGCGTCGCGGCGGGCTACCGCGCCGCGGGCGGGGCCGGAGCCGGGGCGGACGAGCTCGAGTCGCTCCTTCGTAAGAGCCCGCGCAGCTCAGAGTCGGAGTCGACTCTGAGAAGCCCCGACGGGCCCTGA
- a CDS encoding FAD-binding and (Fe-S)-binding domain-containing protein produces the protein MMLRTRTGAGPGPTGNPQGSDGSVAELADELAAVLGASAVSARPLDLHARAHDASHYLLVPSLVAAPRSAEDVAAVLGACSRHRVPLTFRSGGTSLSGQAVTAGVLADTRRNFGSIEVLDDGGAVRVQPGATVRAVNARLARHRRALGPDPASEIACTIGGVVANNSSGMHCGTEANTYRTLKSMRFVLPSGTIVDSAAPDASREFAAREPQLHEGLLRLRRSILDSSDAVARIRHQFSMKNTMGYGLNAFLDYEDPLDIFVHLVVGSEGTLAFVAEAVFETVEVKPHIAAGLLVFPGVHAAARAVPELIAAGAETAELMDSMSLRVSSHLPGCPEQIRTLDLPDPAALLVEFAAADAEELAERSHAAEAIFAGLGLARPMAMTRDAGERAALWKVRKGLYSTVASARPSGTSQLLEDIAVPVPALAQTCHDLAGLLARHRYRDPVIFGHAKDGNLHFMLNEDFGDGSKTSRYEAFTEDLVDLVLGAGGTLKAEHGTGRIMAPYVRRQYGDELYAIMRELKQLVDPLGILNPGAVLSDEPRSYLEHLKVTPTVEEEVDRCVECGYCEPVCPSRSLTLTPRQRIVLRRDAAHARAQGNSALAERILDGYDYEGTSTCAVDGMCGTACPVGINTGDLVRRLRAEAAGPIESAAWAGAARVWGPASRLGGVALSTAKALPSGPIEAATRAGRKIFGEELPQYDGGLPGGGARRPQRRDPDAEAVLFAACIGTMFGPEEGGHPGGASGAFLEVCDRAGVRLRTPEGLDSMCCGTPWKSKGMRSGWEHMRDLVAPALIEASDGGRIPIVVDASSCAEGLATLLQTAADQTPGLRIVDAIEFAAGLLPRLEVHSPIPSVALHPTCSSTIAGTAPSLALIAEHIADEVYTPVEAGCCAFAGDRGLLHPELTESATKPEATAIDAAERQRGALFSAYASSNRTCEIGLTRATGRPYRHILELLARATRP, from the coding sequence ATGATGCTGCGCACGAGGACGGGCGCGGGCCCGGGTCCGACGGGGAATCCGCAGGGGAGCGACGGCAGCGTGGCCGAGCTCGCCGATGAGCTCGCCGCCGTGCTCGGCGCCTCGGCGGTGTCGGCAAGGCCGCTCGACCTGCATGCCAGAGCGCACGATGCATCCCACTACCTCCTCGTCCCGAGCCTGGTCGCTGCGCCTCGGTCCGCCGAGGACGTGGCAGCGGTGCTGGGAGCCTGCTCACGCCACCGGGTGCCCCTGACGTTCCGCTCAGGCGGGACGAGCCTGTCAGGGCAGGCGGTGACGGCAGGCGTCCTGGCCGACACGCGCCGGAACTTCGGCTCCATTGAGGTGCTCGATGACGGCGGGGCCGTCCGGGTCCAGCCCGGAGCCACGGTACGGGCCGTCAACGCCCGACTTGCCCGCCACCGTCGCGCTCTTGGCCCCGATCCGGCCAGCGAGATCGCCTGCACGATAGGCGGCGTCGTGGCGAACAATTCCTCGGGCATGCACTGCGGGACCGAAGCCAACACCTACAGGACCCTGAAGTCGATGCGCTTCGTCCTGCCCTCGGGGACCATCGTCGACTCGGCTGCCCCGGACGCGTCCAGGGAGTTCGCCGCCCGAGAGCCGCAGCTGCACGAGGGACTGCTGCGGCTGCGGCGCAGCATCCTTGATTCGTCCGATGCGGTGGCGAGGATCAGGCACCAGTTCTCGATGAAGAACACGATGGGCTATGGCCTCAACGCCTTCCTCGACTACGAGGACCCGCTGGACATCTTCGTCCACCTCGTTGTCGGCTCCGAGGGCACCCTTGCGTTCGTGGCCGAGGCCGTGTTCGAAACGGTCGAGGTCAAACCCCACATCGCTGCCGGGCTCCTGGTCTTCCCTGGCGTCCACGCTGCGGCCAGGGCCGTCCCGGAGCTGATCGCGGCAGGCGCCGAGACAGCGGAGCTCATGGACTCGATGTCGCTGCGCGTCTCCTCGCACTTGCCGGGCTGCCCGGAGCAGATCCGGACCTTGGATCTGCCCGACCCCGCGGCGCTCCTGGTCGAGTTCGCCGCGGCCGACGCCGAGGAGCTTGCGGAACGGTCCCATGCAGCCGAGGCCATCTTCGCGGGGCTCGGCCTCGCGCGCCCCATGGCGATGACCCGCGATGCGGGTGAGCGGGCAGCGCTGTGGAAGGTCCGCAAGGGCCTGTACTCGACGGTGGCGAGTGCCCGTCCCTCGGGTACGAGTCAGCTCCTGGAGGACATCGCCGTGCCGGTACCGGCCCTGGCGCAGACCTGCCACGACCTGGCCGGGCTCCTCGCCCGCCACCGGTACCGGGACCCGGTGATCTTCGGCCACGCCAAGGACGGCAACCTCCACTTCATGCTCAACGAGGACTTCGGCGACGGAAGCAAGACCAGCCGGTACGAGGCCTTCACCGAGGACCTCGTGGACCTCGTCCTCGGCGCAGGCGGGACGCTCAAGGCCGAGCACGGCACGGGCCGCATCATGGCCCCCTACGTGCGGCGCCAGTACGGCGACGAGCTCTACGCGATCATGCGCGAGCTCAAGCAGCTCGTCGATCCCCTCGGGATCCTCAACCCGGGCGCGGTCCTCTCTGACGAACCCCGCTCCTACCTCGAGCACCTCAAGGTCACGCCGACCGTGGAGGAGGAAGTCGACCGCTGCGTCGAATGCGGGTACTGCGAGCCTGTGTGCCCCTCGCGCTCGCTCACCCTCACCCCACGCCAGCGCATCGTCCTGCGCAGGGACGCCGCACACGCCCGTGCACAGGGCAACTCCGCCCTCGCGGAGCGGATCCTAGACGGCTACGACTACGAGGGAACCTCCACCTGCGCCGTCGACGGCATGTGCGGGACCGCCTGCCCCGTCGGCATCAACACCGGAGACCTCGTGCGCCGCCTCCGCGCCGAGGCCGCCGGGCCGATCGAGTCCGCAGCCTGGGCGGGTGCCGCGCGCGTCTGGGGCCCTGCCTCCCGCCTCGGAGGGGTGGCACTGAGCACGGCCAAGGCGCTCCCGAGCGGCCCGATCGAGGCAGCAACCCGCGCAGGGCGGAAGATCTTCGGGGAGGAGCTCCCGCAGTACGACGGCGGCCTGCCCGGCGGAGGCGCCAGACGCCCGCAGCGGCGCGATCCAGACGCCGAGGCAGTGCTGTTCGCCGCCTGCATCGGCACCATGTTCGGTCCAGAAGAAGGAGGCCACCCAGGGGGAGCCTCGGGCGCCTTCCTCGAGGTCTGCGACCGCGCTGGCGTCCGGTTGCGAACTCCCGAGGGGCTGGACTCCATGTGCTGCGGCACGCCCTGGAAGTCCAAGGGCATGCGATCCGGCTGGGAACACATGCGGGACCTGGTCGCACCTGCCCTTATCGAAGCGAGCGACGGCGGCCGGATCCCGATCGTCGTCGATGCCTCCTCCTGCGCCGAGGGCCTGGCGACCCTGCTCCAGACCGCGGCCGACCAGACCCCCGGGCTGAGGATCGTGGACGCCATCGAGTTCGCCGCCGGCCTCCTGCCCCGCCTCGAGGTGCACTCGCCCATCCCCTCGGTGGCCCTCCACCCCACATGCTCGAGCACCATCGCCGGAACCGCCCCCTCGCTGGCCCTGATCGCCGAACACATCGCGGACGAGGTCTACACACCGGTCGAAGCCGGCTGCTGCGCCTTCGCGGGGGACCGAGGCCTCTTGCACCCCGAACTCACCGAGAGCGCCACCAAGCCCGAAGCCACCGCGATCGACGCCGCGGAGCGGCAGCGGGGAGCCCTCTTCTCCGCCTACGCATCCTCCAACCGCACCTGCGAGATCGGACTCACCCGAGCCACCGGGCGGCCGTACCGCCACATCCTCGAACTCCTCGCCCGCGCCACACGGCCCTGA
- a CDS encoding cupredoxin domain-containing protein: MSLIRARGRRLAAVAFLTGVAALGAAGCSAPGEGGPSTAQASPAHGHPTMDPGMAMGTPTGNGMPAAAVTIHIRGSAYSDPGPVAPGATVTVMNMDSQTHTVTADDGSFHAVAAPGESVAFTAPTMPGTYPYHCEYHPGMHAALTIQ, translated from the coding sequence ATGAGCCTCATCCGAGCCCGCGGCCGCCGCTTGGCCGCCGTGGCTTTCCTGACCGGCGTCGCCGCCCTGGGCGCCGCGGGCTGCTCCGCCCCCGGGGAGGGCGGACCCTCCACCGCCCAGGCCTCCCCGGCCCATGGCCATCCCACAATGGACCCCGGGATGGCCATGGGGACGCCGACCGGGAACGGCATGCCCGCGGCCGCCGTGACGATCCACATTCGTGGCTCTGCCTACTCCGACCCGGGCCCCGTCGCCCCCGGCGCCACGGTGACCGTGATGAACATGGACTCCCAGACGCACACTGTCACCGCAGACGACGGCTCCTTCCACGCCGTCGCCGCCCCCGGCGAGTCCGTGGCCTTCACCGCCCCCACCATGCCCGGCACCTACCCCTACCACTGCGAGTACCACCCCGGGATGCACGCAGCCCTGACCATCCAATGA
- a CDS encoding GNAT family N-acetyltransferase, which yields MVPNVLRTVRLDLSAPEEGDEQAIFEACQDPEIARFIPLPHPYERKHAVRFIEYAAAAWEAGNELTWAIRSGGVLTGMTSLRVNEDEAEIGYWLAAHARHRGYAAEAVRAVVDFGFAAEGLDLARIAWRAAVGNLASARVAEGLGFRLEGILRQGIRLGSGRQDCWIAALLARDERGPAEWPIRD from the coding sequence ATGGTGCCCAACGTGCTTCGAACCGTGCGGCTGGACCTGTCCGCCCCCGAGGAGGGGGACGAACAGGCGATCTTTGAAGCCTGTCAGGATCCAGAGATTGCGCGGTTCATCCCCCTCCCGCATCCGTACGAACGGAAGCACGCGGTTCGCTTCATTGAATACGCCGCCGCGGCGTGGGAAGCCGGGAACGAGCTGACCTGGGCAATCCGGTCTGGGGGCGTATTGACCGGGATGACGAGCCTGCGAGTGAATGAGGATGAAGCCGAGATCGGCTATTGGCTCGCTGCACACGCCCGGCACAGGGGCTATGCCGCGGAAGCAGTAAGGGCGGTGGTGGACTTCGGCTTCGCCGCTGAAGGGCTAGACCTCGCTCGCATCGCATGGCGCGCTGCCGTTGGGAACCTCGCCTCGGCACGCGTGGCGGAGGGCCTCGGATTCAGATTAGAAGGCATCCTCCGGCAAGGGATCCGGCTTGGCTCTGGACGACAGGACTGCTGGATTGCTGCCCTTCTCGCCCGCGACGAACGTGGCCCCGCCGAGTGGCCGATCCGCGACTAG
- a CDS encoding enolase C-terminal domain-like protein, with amino-acid sequence MGGGPRPLRPPEALAALREQTPIPIAGGESVGTGQLGYRSLFEQKAFDVAILDLGWCGGITAGTAITALADCHGLTVALHDCTGPVSLAVAAHLATTAPNIQVQEVARAFYHGWYPQIALGLPDLDHGRLSLTGAPGHGIELRDEWLQHPGTSRRKTLLA; translated from the coding sequence GTGGGCGGAGGACCCCGTCCGCTCAGACCGCCCGAGGCCCTCGCGGCTCTCAGGGAACAGACCCCGATCCCGATCGCCGGCGGGGAGAGCGTCGGCACGGGCCAGCTCGGATACAGGTCGCTGTTCGAGCAGAAGGCCTTCGACGTCGCCATCCTGGATCTGGGCTGGTGCGGGGGCATCACGGCAGGCACCGCCATCACCGCCTTGGCCGACTGCCACGGGCTCACGGTCGCCCTGCACGACTGCACCGGACCTGTCTCGCTCGCGGTCGCCGCCCACCTGGCCACCACCGCCCCGAACATCCAGGTCCAGGAGGTCGCCAGGGCTTTCTACCACGGCTGGTACCCCCAGATCGCCCTCGGGCTGCCGGACCTCGATCACGGTCGCCTGTCCCTCACCGGGGCACCCGGTCACGGCATCGAGCTCAGGGACGAATGGCTCCAGCACCCCGGAACCTCCCGGAGGAAAACGCTGCTCGCCTGA
- a CDS encoding DUF2510 domain-containing protein — translation MTGSSSLPPGWYPAPELRGQLRWWDGNSWGDFRQPQTSPRGARGRPSLRPGAAVYNWAIWLVALMPLANVFLELVWKPTLSYRTLVSGSQQIRMLELNSVFTPVYFLMLVMGLLSYVLCLGFAYVDWKKLGSEGVVRPFNWAWAFLAPAVYVIGRSVVVRKVARPRGLAPVWAVIATAAIAVVVVGIKMAEMLPSGSNPIST, via the coding sequence GTGACCGGTTCGTCATCGCTCCCTCCCGGCTGGTACCCCGCACCGGAGCTTCGGGGGCAGCTGCGATGGTGGGACGGGAATTCGTGGGGAGACTTCCGCCAGCCTCAGACATCCCCACGAGGTGCCAGAGGAAGGCCATCGCTGCGCCCTGGGGCAGCCGTGTACAACTGGGCGATCTGGCTCGTAGCCCTCATGCCGCTCGCGAACGTCTTTCTCGAACTCGTCTGGAAGCCGACGCTCAGCTACCGGACTCTCGTGAGCGGCAGTCAGCAGATCCGCATGCTCGAGCTGAATTCGGTCTTCACGCCCGTGTACTTCCTGATGCTCGTCATGGGTTTGCTCTCGTATGTGCTCTGCCTCGGGTTCGCGTACGTCGACTGGAAGAAACTGGGGTCCGAAGGGGTCGTGCGGCCCTTCAACTGGGCGTGGGCCTTCCTCGCGCCAGCGGTCTATGTGATCGGCCGGTCCGTGGTCGTGCGCAAGGTCGCTCGGCCCCGCGGCCTCGCGCCCGTCTGGGCAGTCATCGCAACCGCAGCCATCGCCGTCGTCGTGGTTGGAATCAAGATGGCCGAGATGCTCCCTTCAGGCTCCAATCCGATTTCGACCTGA
- a CDS encoding class F sortase: protein MRAPDPARNRRAPLLSALAALLLALGLGVTGLGLAHGVPAAGQAPAPPTAAAVPSAVPPAAGPAGGKQGPPSSAPASSPAPSDPAPSAPAPSAPSQSGPVLPASAPVRLQAPSIGVDTPLIALGRQPDGEVAVPPGAPGSPAGWYTGSVAPGVTGSAIILGHVNAIGTPVGVFYRLHVLASGDQVTVIRADRTAAVFTVDRVDTYHKAAFPTVEVYRNADRPELRLITCGGYDPASGEYLDNTVVYAHLTSSHPA from the coding sequence ATGAGAGCACCCGACCCCGCGCGGAATCGGCGCGCTCCCCTCCTGTCGGCCTTGGCCGCGCTGCTGCTGGCCTTGGGGCTGGGAGTGACCGGTCTCGGCCTGGCCCACGGCGTCCCCGCCGCGGGCCAGGCCCCCGCACCCCCCACCGCCGCAGCCGTACCCTCTGCCGTACCCCCGGCAGCAGGCCCGGCAGGTGGAAAGCAGGGCCCGCCGTCGTCTGCTCCGGCGTCGTCCCCGGCCCCCTCCGACCCGGCACCCTCGGCCCCGGCTCCCTCGGCCCCTTCCCAGTCGGGTCCGGTGCTGCCGGCGTCGGCGCCGGTACGGCTCCAGGCGCCCTCGATCGGGGTCGATACGCCCCTGATCGCACTCGGCCGCCAGCCCGACGGGGAAGTCGCCGTCCCCCCGGGCGCGCCGGGTTCCCCGGCTGGCTGGTATACCGGTTCCGTCGCCCCAGGGGTCACCGGCTCGGCGATCATCCTCGGGCACGTGAACGCGATTGGCACCCCAGTGGGGGTCTTCTACCGCCTCCATGTGCTTGCTTCCGGCGACCAGGTCACCGTGATCCGGGCAGACCGCACCGCGGCGGTGTTCACCGTGGACAGGGTGGACACCTACCACAAGGCCGCCTTCCCCACCGTGGAGGTCTACCGCAACGCCGACCGGCCCGAGCTGCGCCTGATCACCTGCGGCGGGTACGACCCCGCCTCCGGGGAGTACCTGGACAACACCGTCGTTTACGCCCACCTCACCTCCAGCCACCCCGCCTGA
- a CDS encoding cysteine hydrolase family protein has protein sequence MRKRFGDAFEATDLEDVLARQSIGHLVLVGAQTDACIRSTAHGALPEATTSPWSATHAPRKT, from the coding sequence GTGCGCAAGCGCTTCGGCGACGCCTTCGAGGCCACTGACCTGGAGGACGTGCTCGCGCGCCAGAGCATCGGGCACCTTGTCCTCGTCGGCGCGCAGACGGATGCCTGTATCCGCTCGACCGCCCACGGGGCGTTACCCGAGGCTACGACGTCACCCTGGTCCGCGACGCACGCACCACGGAAGACCTGA
- a CDS encoding TetR/AcrR family transcriptional regulator, with amino-acid sequence MKSPPSSRSYVMTKRAESAAATAERILDAAAGEFADGAPVASITLDAVANRAGVSVQTVLRRFGDKDGLFAAAAERQATRVASERDPAVPGDLEGAIENLAEHYERDGRLALRLLAEEASSPFMAAVTGAGRAYHRSWCERVFAPSLDGLEGADRRRRLAQIVAVCDVYVWKLLRLDAGLSPHAYREALLELLEPLIRRP; translated from the coding sequence ATGAAATCTCCGCCTTCGTCCCGGAGCTACGTGATGACGAAGCGGGCCGAGTCCGCCGCCGCCACTGCTGAGCGGATCCTGGACGCCGCGGCAGGCGAGTTCGCGGACGGCGCCCCCGTTGCGAGCATCACGCTCGACGCCGTAGCCAACCGCGCCGGGGTGAGCGTCCAGACCGTTCTACGCCGTTTCGGCGACAAGGACGGGCTCTTCGCCGCAGCCGCCGAGCGGCAGGCGACCAGAGTGGCCTCGGAGCGGGACCCGGCCGTGCCGGGGGACCTCGAAGGCGCCATCGAAAACCTCGCCGAGCACTACGAAAGAGACGGACGTCTGGCCCTGCGGCTGCTCGCAGAGGAGGCGTCGTCGCCCTTCATGGCGGCGGTCACGGGCGCTGGCAGGGCCTACCACCGGTCCTGGTGCGAACGCGTGTTCGCGCCCTCTCTCGACGGGCTGGAGGGTGCCGACCGCCGGCGCCGTCTGGCCCAGATCGTCGCCGTGTGCGACGTCTACGTGTGGAAGCTCCTCCGGCTGGACGCCGGGCTGAGCCCCCATGCGTATCGCGAGGCGCTCCTCGAACTCCTCGAGCCCCTGATCCGGAGGCCATGA
- a CDS encoding L-lactate permease — protein MTFTPVTDPVAGSVALSALIGLIPLVTFFVLLALVRTSAHVAGAFALLAALAVAVVAYRMPVGLAGLAASEGAVFGAFPVFWIVLTAVWLYQLTVRSGRFEDLRGVFDRLGGGDPRIQAILIAFCFGGLLEALAGFGAPVAIAATMLMSIGFRPLRVTAMCLVADTAPVAFGAIAIPITTAGGLTGLPAEHIGAIVGRQTPLLAFLVPLVLLLIVDGVRGLRDAWAPALVTGVAFAVVQFLCSNYFSYELTDIVASLASLGAVILFLRFWAPRGAEAARERLLLVPGRAEATGVRVLSPAGASRAGGPGFLPAASSGAEGGRVSRARVWMALFPYALVIAVFAASKLWRLGVDLPAALAATDIKIPWPVLHSALLGGDGKPVSSTVYAFQWLSGPGTLLLISGLVVTVVYSLKDDGGRFRLKVSDALAELWHTFTKMRFAALTIVLVLAIGYVMNLSGQTVAIGVWLAGTGAAFAFLSPILGWIGTAVTGSDTSANALFATLQQTAGQHAGINPSLLVAANTTGGVVGKAISPQNLAIAATAVGMDGQEGVILRKVIWWSLGMLLAFCCIVFLQSTPVLGWMLP, from the coding sequence ATGACCTTCACCCCCGTGACCGACCCGGTGGCCGGCAGCGTCGCCCTCTCGGCCCTGATCGGACTGATCCCGCTAGTTACCTTCTTCGTCTTGCTCGCACTCGTGCGGACCTCGGCGCACGTCGCGGGCGCGTTCGCCCTGCTCGCCGCCCTCGCCGTGGCAGTGGTGGCCTACCGGATGCCGGTCGGCCTCGCGGGCCTGGCGGCCTCCGAAGGGGCGGTGTTCGGCGCGTTCCCCGTCTTCTGGATCGTGCTCACCGCCGTCTGGCTGTACCAGCTCACCGTGCGCAGCGGACGCTTCGAGGACCTGCGCGGGGTCTTCGACCGCCTCGGAGGCGGCGATCCCCGCATCCAGGCCATCCTCATCGCCTTCTGCTTCGGAGGCCTCCTTGAGGCACTCGCCGGCTTCGGCGCGCCGGTCGCGATCGCCGCGACGATGCTGATGTCGATCGGGTTCAGGCCGCTGCGGGTGACTGCCATGTGCCTCGTGGCAGATACCGCCCCAGTCGCGTTCGGCGCAATCGCGATTCCGATCACCACCGCCGGCGGGCTCACCGGCCTTCCGGCCGAGCACATCGGGGCGATCGTGGGGCGCCAGACGCCGCTGCTGGCGTTCCTGGTCCCCCTGGTCCTCCTGCTGATCGTCGACGGCGTGCGGGGCCTGCGCGACGCCTGGGCGCCTGCGCTCGTAACCGGCGTCGCCTTCGCGGTGGTCCAGTTCCTGTGCTCGAACTACTTCTCCTACGAGCTCACCGACATCGTGGCATCGCTGGCGAGCCTTGGCGCAGTGATCCTGTTCCTGCGGTTCTGGGCGCCGCGCGGAGCCGAGGCCGCCCGCGAACGCCTCCTCCTGGTGCCCGGCCGGGCGGAAGCGACCGGGGTTCGCGTCCTCTCCCCCGCCGGTGCGTCCCGGGCCGGCGGCCCGGGGTTCCTCCCGGCCGCGTCCTCTGGCGCCGAGGGCGGGCGCGTGAGCCGTGCCCGCGTCTGGATGGCACTCTTCCCCTACGCCCTGGTGATCGCCGTGTTCGCCGCCTCAAAGCTGTGGCGCCTCGGAGTGGACCTGCCCGCCGCCCTCGCTGCCACGGACATCAAGATCCCCTGGCCGGTGTTGCACTCGGCCCTGCTCGGCGGCGACGGCAAGCCGGTCTCCTCGACCGTCTACGCCTTCCAGTGGCTCTCCGGCCCCGGCACCCTCCTGCTGATCTCAGGCTTGGTGGTCACGGTGGTGTACTCGCTCAAGGACGACGGCGGCCGGTTCCGCCTCAAGGTCTCCGACGCGCTCGCCGAGCTCTGGCACACGTTCACCAAGATGCGCTTCGCTGCGCTCACCATTGTCCTGGTCCTGGCGATCGGGTACGTCATGAACCTCTCCGGCCAGACGGTCGCCATCGGGGTCTGGCTGGCCGGCACGGGCGCCGCCTTCGCGTTCCTGTCCCCGATCCTGGGCTGGATCGGCACAGCCGTGACCGGATCGGACACCTCCGCGAACGCGCTCTTCGCAACCCTCCAGCAGACCGCCGGCCAGCACGCGGGGATCAACCCGTCGCTGCTGGTGGCGGCGAACACCACCGGAGGCGTGGTCGGCAAGGCCATCAGCCCGCAGAACCTGGCCATCGCCGCGACCGCAGTCGGCATGGACGGCCAGGAGGGGGTCATCCTGCGCAAGGTCATCTGGTGGAGCCTGGGCATGCTGCTCGCCTTCTGCTGCATCGTGTTCCTGCAGTCCACCCCCGTCCTGGGGTGGATGCTCCCGTAG